In Ktedonobacterales bacterium, a genomic segment contains:
- a CDS encoding zinc ribbon domain-containing protein, whose amino-acid sequence MFCPHCGSNTVDAHGACQECGKETFDSSTDLEVQAISVGAAGNCPKCGAPLEQDELFCGQCGARVSIVPSSGPALADSPTARASTPRRGRGRLSATGNAQRDHWENVPEDEYDAPTEAYRHVPPPRSTPRTTPGGGLPNRSPAHRPASTARLASGKPYLEQPPRSHIALIVGLLCFLASFMSGGAAIWLAVTSLH is encoded by the coding sequence ATGTTTTGCCCACATTGCGGTTCCAATACTGTTGACGCGCATGGCGCCTGCCAGGAATGTGGAAAGGAAACGTTCGACTCCTCCACTGATCTGGAAGTTCAAGCGATCAGCGTTGGAGCAGCCGGAAATTGCCCCAAATGTGGCGCGCCGCTAGAGCAAGATGAGCTTTTCTGTGGTCAGTGCGGCGCTCGCGTGAGCATCGTACCCAGCAGCGGACCGGCTCTGGCTGATAGCCCAACAGCACGAGCCAGTACCCCACGAAGAGGGCGCGGGCGCCTTTCAGCTACAGGAAACGCGCAACGGGACCATTGGGAAAATGTGCCAGAGGATGAGTATGATGCGCCTACCGAAGCGTATCGCCATGTCCCGCCGCCTCGCTCAACTCCGCGAACCACTCCTGGTGGTGGCTTACCGAATCGTAGCCCGGCTCATCGGCCAGCTTCCACCGCGCGCCTGGCATCAGGCAAACCATACCTGGAGCAGCCTCCGCGCTCGCATATCGCTCTCATCGTTGGCTTGCTGTGTTTCCTGGCAAGCTTTATGAGCGGGGGAGCGGCCATCTGGCTGGCAGTAACCTCGCTCCATTGA
- a CDS encoding RNB domain-containing ribonuclease: MVYQYENPKRAFSPAAIAEAQIVAESIIEGMAGRPAAQGITIDNPTSRDLDDAFWLERLPQGGYQLQVSIADVGSWITPRLTPALDQAAFTRAFTRYEGERYRPMLPRPLSEDRLSLLEGRPRPAITIAIPLDAQLYPGEPDITLTTLSSSKRFSYAVVERELDHAQTDLAPMLQLAYEIAQGLLRGRRLRGALAVYNLPAGWITTEEGFLHKLGTGERYKAQLITAEFMILANQAFARFFANKGILALYRNQKARAIAPERLTLLQMLDMAVQQPTLAFPERVSATFQLAMERARYAPTLEGHFGLNLPAYIHMTSPIRRYSDLVNQRILLSVLNEESSPYPRAELEHIAASINEREQAVKEAKQAYFLDLHTRRVKKIVEEDAQDPTASSLSLSRLNARTFHSVIRIAAEGYGLVPAVEQEILRRLEARQLDAHDLFTLVFRFNTSEAAWDRVRTAALQALQRTPEYATSILLMGHQTLGWSAPAYEFSTLVEHTPSFQARVTVNIAGREYVSTWQQAQQKNRAKQLAGVELLICIARGSSEASLDDSGNGSIADGPGDDSRQRSDARAAPIPRDAAPPNYKGQLQEQAQAHRWERPVYIEESRSGPPHAPLISVEGMVVAHGRKYSAKGEGKTKVQAEQRAAQQLLDLIPQPPLEAAIHAVPADNQTAMSTLHEMQQKAAIRAVTYTYERLGQQHDELFSCVCAVLLTDDHAITGSGTGKTKRQAAQAAAFQALGHLEL; encoded by the coding sequence ATGGTATATCAGTACGAGAACCCCAAGCGAGCTTTTTCTCCTGCGGCCATTGCGGAAGCGCAGATAGTGGCAGAGAGTATCATCGAGGGCATGGCCGGGCGACCAGCCGCGCAGGGCATTACCATTGATAACCCCACTTCACGAGATTTAGATGATGCCTTTTGGCTTGAACGATTGCCGCAAGGTGGCTATCAGCTTCAGGTCAGTATCGCTGATGTTGGCTCCTGGATCACCCCGCGCCTGACGCCTGCGCTGGATCAAGCAGCGTTCACGAGGGCTTTTACCCGTTATGAAGGTGAGCGTTACCGGCCCATGCTTCCGCGACCCTTATCAGAAGACCGTCTCAGCTTGTTGGAGGGGCGCCCTCGTCCTGCCATTACGATTGCAATCCCATTAGACGCTCAATTGTATCCTGGCGAACCAGACATCACGCTGACTACTCTCTCCAGCAGCAAACGGTTCAGCTACGCCGTCGTCGAGCGCGAGCTGGACCACGCGCAGACTGATCTGGCGCCTATGCTCCAATTGGCCTATGAGATTGCACAGGGATTGCTGCGAGGCAGAAGATTACGGGGCGCGCTGGCGGTGTATAATCTGCCAGCCGGATGGATCACGACGGAGGAAGGGTTCCTCCACAAATTGGGTACAGGAGAACGATATAAGGCGCAGCTTATTACGGCTGAATTCATGATTCTTGCCAACCAGGCTTTTGCGCGTTTTTTCGCCAACAAAGGTATCCTGGCGTTGTATCGGAATCAGAAGGCCAGGGCTATCGCTCCAGAGCGGCTCACATTACTCCAAATGCTGGACATGGCGGTTCAGCAGCCAACGCTGGCCTTTCCTGAGCGGGTGAGTGCTACTTTCCAACTGGCGATGGAACGAGCCAGGTATGCCCCGACATTGGAGGGGCATTTTGGCTTAAATCTGCCGGCCTATATCCATATGACCTCGCCGATACGCCGCTATTCCGATCTGGTGAATCAGCGGATTCTCCTGTCTGTACTCAATGAAGAAAGCTCTCCCTATCCGAGAGCAGAGCTTGAACACATTGCCGCCAGTATCAATGAACGAGAACAGGCCGTCAAAGAGGCGAAACAGGCGTATTTTCTCGACCTCCATACTCGGCGCGTCAAAAAAATCGTTGAAGAAGATGCGCAAGATCCAACGGCTTCGAGCTTGTCCTTATCCCGCCTGAATGCCAGAACGTTTCACAGCGTCATCAGAATAGCCGCTGAGGGGTATGGGCTTGTACCAGCCGTCGAGCAAGAAATCCTGAGGAGATTGGAGGCACGCCAACTGGATGCCCATGACCTCTTTACTCTGGTGTTTCGCTTCAATACGAGTGAAGCAGCCTGGGATCGTGTGAGGACGGCAGCGTTGCAAGCACTTCAACGAACTCCAGAGTATGCGACGAGTATCCTGCTCATGGGGCATCAAACCCTTGGCTGGAGCGCCCCCGCCTATGAGTTTTCTACTCTGGTGGAACACACGCCCTCTTTTCAGGCTCGCGTCACTGTGAACATTGCCGGGCGGGAATATGTATCTACCTGGCAGCAGGCGCAGCAGAAAAATCGGGCAAAACAGTTGGCGGGCGTCGAACTCTTAATCTGCATTGCCAGGGGAAGCAGCGAGGCTTCTTTGGATGATTCAGGGAATGGCAGCATAGCTGATGGGCCAGGTGATGACTCACGCCAGCGTTCCGATGCCCGTGCGGCTCCAATACCCAGGGATGCGGCGCCGCCCAATTATAAGGGCCAGCTTCAGGAACAAGCACAGGCGCACAGGTGGGAACGTCCCGTGTATATCGAGGAAAGCCGATCTGGGCCGCCTCACGCGCCGCTCATTTCAGTCGAAGGGATGGTGGTCGCGCATGGCAGGAAATATTCAGCAAAGGGGGAGGGGAAGACAAAGGTCCAGGCTGAACAAAGGGCTGCACAGCAGTTACTTGACCTCATTCCTCAGCCACCTCTAGAGGCGGCTATTCATGCGGTTCCAGCCGATAACCAGACTGCCATGAGCACTTTGCACGAGATGCAGCAAAAGGCTGCCATCAGGGCCGTTACCTATACATACGAACGTCTCGGTCAGCAACATGATGAACTGTTTTCGTGTGTGTGCGCGGTGCTGCTAACTGATGATCACGCTATAACAGGGAGCGGGACAGGAAAGACGAAAAGGCAGGCTGCGCAGGCGGCTGCTTTCCAGGCGCTGGGACATCTGGAACTATAA
- a CDS encoding protein kinase: MALEGQHLGRYRIVRLLGSGGMGEVYLAEDPRIGQKVAIKVVRADLDAYPGPQTNDEAARLFLREAQAIVALDHPAILPLHEYGETQIGQMRLTFLVMPYRKEGSLAAWVRRQASDGILPPSVVAHLVSEAAEALQHAHDHGIVHQDIKPANFLLRARAPGATLPDVLLADFGIARLTAATANTSQAIRGTPTYMAPEQCLGKPVMASDQYALAIMAYELLTGRPPFQGSPMQIMFQHVNTLPEAPSIHHPRLSHGVDAVLLKGLSKRPEERFSSVTAFAAAFQDAVQALETEGAETRISAESSPKITNALPDPPLISDTMANAPTYISPPVEASAPPVSRSLAEEAPTPAAQGWAAASTGPTALPLPETIDLGKRPEREASAPAAPGWTEDAETPTAPPLADTLSQDAGDAAGAPEGAVGAEQAGPVVALAAPVGPIPEGARRHGGKRRFILIAATVLVVLALVGSGLAYGLLGATATVTITPASQEVSNVYTFSAEPGTPDASKQEVGARMLSVTTPTQTKTATATGHATLSATQAHGTLVVENNATLGVTFTAGTTFPNNAGNGCTHPQIEMVLDTTVTLPPGGRAGDPVVVAFAPGHVLQAGSIGNVIASDTCGSGSPFDWYGNDGSCVPADTVPPCWYVFPRYNFTGGRDAYNGPVVKQSDIDGAENSLISANQPDPQQILQAQMQQGEQLVGTPQCTPKKSANHKAGDKAPAVTVSVSFLCTGEVYDHDGAAQMAASLLIQQAATDLGEEYTLMGTIKTAITAVPADELGTVTLTVNAEGVWTHQFSGAQLQALARVIAGKRAQDAQRILTSQPGVSQAAIKLSGGFGQTLPSDPARIRIVLQEPGV, encoded by the coding sequence ATGGCCCTGGAAGGCCAACACCTGGGACGATACCGCATCGTCCGGCTGTTGGGCAGTGGTGGCATGGGCGAAGTGTATCTGGCCGAAGACCCCCGCATTGGACAAAAGGTGGCTATCAAGGTTGTGCGCGCCGATCTGGACGCCTACCCTGGCCCCCAAACCAACGATGAAGCCGCCCGACTTTTCCTGCGCGAGGCACAGGCTATTGTTGCTCTGGATCATCCTGCCATTTTGCCCTTGCATGAATATGGAGAAACCCAGATCGGCCAGATGCGCCTGACCTTTCTGGTCATGCCTTATCGTAAGGAAGGCTCGCTGGCGGCCTGGGTCCGTCGCCAGGCGTCCGATGGTATCCTGCCACCATCGGTGGTCGCCCATCTGGTGAGCGAGGCTGCCGAAGCACTCCAGCACGCGCACGATCATGGGATTGTGCATCAGGACATCAAGCCAGCCAATTTCCTTCTGCGCGCGCGTGCCCCAGGCGCCACGCTCCCCGATGTGCTGCTGGCTGATTTTGGGATCGCCCGCCTCACGGCAGCGACGGCCAATACCAGCCAGGCGATCCGGGGGACGCCAACCTACATGGCGCCTGAACAGTGTCTGGGGAAGCCAGTCATGGCGTCGGACCAATATGCCCTGGCGATCATGGCCTATGAACTCCTCACCGGGCGTCCGCCGTTTCAAGGCAGCCCCATGCAGATTATGTTTCAGCACGTCAACACGCTGCCGGAAGCTCCCAGCATACATCATCCCCGCCTGTCTCATGGAGTGGATGCTGTCCTGTTGAAGGGACTCTCGAAACGCCCGGAAGAACGTTTCAGTTCCGTGACGGCTTTTGCCGCTGCCTTCCAGGACGCTGTGCAGGCGCTGGAAACAGAAGGCGCTGAGACGCGCATCAGCGCCGAATCTTCCCCGAAGATCACCAATGCCCTGCCCGATCCGCCTCTCATCAGTGACACGATGGCAAATGCCCCAACTTACATCAGTCCTCCCGTAGAAGCATCAGCGCCACCCGTGTCCAGGTCGCTGGCTGAGGAAGCGCCCACACCGGCTGCCCAGGGATGGGCAGCGGCCAGCACAGGGCCAACAGCATTGCCCTTGCCTGAGACGATTGATCTGGGAAAGCGCCCGGAGCGCGAAGCCAGCGCCCCGGCGGCTCCGGGTTGGACGGAGGACGCAGAGACGCCAACAGCGCCGCCGTTGGCGGATACGCTCTCTCAGGACGCTGGGGATGCAGCAGGCGCTCCCGAAGGAGCAGTCGGGGCGGAACAGGCCGGGCCAGTGGTAGCCCTGGCAGCCCCGGTTGGGCCTATACCTGAAGGCGCTCGGCGGCATGGGGGCAAACGGCGCTTCATTCTGATCGCTGCAACTGTGCTGGTCGTACTGGCGCTGGTTGGGAGCGGGCTGGCCTACGGGCTGCTGGGGGCAACAGCGACGGTGACGATTACCCCGGCGAGTCAAGAAGTGAGCAACGTCTATACGTTCTCAGCGGAACCCGGCACGCCCGATGCATCCAAGCAAGAGGTGGGGGCGCGGATGCTTTCGGTAACGACGCCAACCCAGACGAAAACGGCCACGGCGACGGGGCATGCAACGCTCTCTGCTACCCAGGCGCACGGGACGCTGGTAGTTGAAAATAATGCAACGCTCGGTGTGACTTTTACTGCGGGAACGACTTTCCCAAATAATGCTGGTAATGGTTGTACCCACCCACAGATAGAAATGGTACTCGATACCACCGTGACGCTTCCTCCGGGAGGGCGCGCAGGAGACCCAGTTGTAGTTGCCTTTGCGCCTGGACATGTCCTTCAGGCCGGATCAATCGGCAATGTTATTGCCTCCGATACTTGTGGCAGCGGCTCCCCTTTCGATTGGTATGGGAACGATGGATCGTGTGTTCCTGCGGACACCGTTCCTCCCTGTTGGTATGTATTTCCCAGGTATAATTTCACCGGAGGCCGGGATGCGTACAACGGCCCGGTGGTCAAGCAGAGCGATATTGATGGCGCGGAGAACAGCCTGATCTCGGCTAATCAGCCCGACCCCCAGCAAATCTTGCAAGCGCAGATGCAGCAGGGTGAGCAACTGGTCGGCACGCCACAATGCACGCCAAAGAAGAGCGCCAACCATAAAGCAGGGGATAAGGCGCCTGCTGTGACCGTCTCAGTGAGTTTCCTCTGTACAGGGGAGGTCTACGATCACGATGGGGCAGCGCAGATGGCTGCGAGTTTACTTATACAGCAGGCTGCAACGGACCTCGGAGAAGAATATACCCTGATGGGTACGATCAAAACAGCGATCACTGCCGTACCCGCTGACGAGCTTGGCACGGTCACGCTCACAGTGAACGCCGAAGGCGTCTGGACTCACCAGTTCTCTGGCGCCCAACTACAAGCGTTGGCGCGCGTAATCGCGGGCAAGCGCGCCCAGGACGCCCAACGGATTCTCACTAGCCAGCCGGGCGTGTCCCAGGCCGCAATCAAACTCTCTGGCGGCTTCGGCCAGACGTTGCCATCAGACCCAGCGCGTATTCGGATCGTCTTGCAGGAGCCAGGAGTGTAA